A window from Streptomyces sp. NBC_00271 encodes these proteins:
- a CDS encoding helix-turn-helix transcriptional regulator — MLGPVESRSVSPVFVGRTDELGVLHDALARTVAGGTSQAFSTGGEPQALLLGGEAGVGKTRLLEEFATAAVREGAVFVSGGCVEIGADGLPFAPFSTALRALRRLLPDELAAAAAGQEDELARLLPELGETGRGGRPDEEGMARLFELTARLLERVAADRTVVVALEDLHWADASTRHLLAYLFRTLRSGRLVVIATYRADDIHRRHPLRPLLAELDRLRTVRRIELGRFSRAEVGRQIAGILAHEPDPAQVDDIFERSDGNAFFVEELAVAAHQGCRTGLTDSLRDLLLVRVEGLPESAQRVARIVAEGGSAVEYPLLAAVARLAEDDLIEALRVAVGANILHASPGGDGYRFRHSLVREAVSDDLLPGERSRFNRRYAEALEADPTLVPADERATRLASYWYHAHDAAKALPAVLDASVEARRRHAHSEQLRLLERAMELWEATPEAVRDELRPIDYVEVFPPCGCDPATTPLRYLDLMAEAAVAGRLCGERERALKITKRALRVLEDEDDPLRAAWFWIQRSRLVQAQARGDGWTELATARDLVRGLPPSEVHAEVLSMVAAWCMLHEPGPGALSAAERAVEYARMVGARDIELNARLTLGGLMVDAGDVETGIAEMYEVKERVLRHAPSMVTGRVHINLPSHLESVGRSREAVTVLREGVELARKSGLLDTEAWVWGNLSESLYALGQWDEAVEAARNALGVGLSGKPSGSGAMRLADLALARGDLAEAARQLASARAHFGTHDPMPQHSLPLVRTAIGIAAGEGRLLDARAAVEDVLDAGFPPGTQRYGWPLLLAAATAEADARGLPVAEAGRAGTLERLREAAKSLATGAPVWLAHEQWVRAELRRAEGTADPHEWSEAVTAFEPLERPYDLARVRHRLAESLLIAGADEDDRARATELLRLAGAAAGHLGARPLADTVALLAQRARLALGRAPEPSAPAPADPAEALGLTSRERDVLRLVAAGYSNRQIAEELFISPKTASVHVSNILAKLDVSGRGEAAALAHRLRLFPQEAPTARTAG; from the coding sequence ATGCTCGGGCCTGTGGAATCCAGGTCCGTCAGCCCGGTGTTCGTCGGTCGCACCGACGAACTCGGCGTCCTGCACGACGCGCTCGCCCGTACTGTCGCCGGGGGTACCTCCCAGGCGTTCAGCACCGGGGGAGAGCCGCAGGCGTTGCTGCTCGGCGGTGAGGCCGGGGTCGGGAAGACCCGCCTGCTCGAGGAGTTCGCCACCGCGGCCGTCCGCGAGGGCGCCGTCTTCGTGAGCGGCGGCTGTGTGGAGATCGGCGCCGACGGACTGCCCTTCGCCCCGTTCTCCACCGCCCTGCGCGCCCTGCGCCGACTGCTCCCCGACGAGCTCGCCGCCGCGGCCGCCGGACAGGAGGACGAGCTGGCCCGGCTGCTGCCCGAGCTGGGCGAGACCGGCCGCGGCGGCCGGCCGGACGAGGAGGGCATGGCCCGCCTCTTCGAGCTCACCGCCCGCCTCCTGGAGCGCGTCGCCGCCGACCGCACCGTCGTCGTCGCCCTCGAGGACCTGCACTGGGCCGACGCCTCCACCCGCCACCTGCTGGCCTACCTCTTCCGCACCCTGCGCAGCGGCCGCCTCGTCGTCATCGCCACCTACCGCGCCGACGACATCCACCGCCGCCACCCCCTGCGCCCCCTGCTGGCCGAACTCGACCGCCTCCGCACGGTCCGCCGCATCGAACTCGGCCGCTTCAGCCGCGCCGAGGTCGGCCGTCAGATCGCCGGCATCCTCGCCCACGAACCCGACCCCGCCCAGGTCGACGACATCTTCGAACGCTCCGACGGCAACGCGTTCTTCGTCGAGGAACTCGCCGTCGCCGCCCACCAGGGCTGCCGCACCGGGCTCACCGACTCCCTGCGCGACCTGCTCCTCGTCCGCGTCGAAGGCCTCCCCGAGAGCGCCCAGCGCGTCGCCCGGATCGTCGCCGAGGGCGGCTCCGCCGTCGAGTACCCGCTGCTCGCCGCCGTCGCCCGGCTCGCCGAGGACGACCTCATCGAGGCGCTGCGCGTCGCCGTCGGCGCCAACATCCTGCACGCCTCACCCGGCGGCGACGGCTACCGCTTCCGCCACTCCCTGGTCCGCGAGGCCGTCAGCGACGACCTGCTCCCCGGTGAGCGCTCCCGTTTCAACCGCCGCTACGCCGAAGCCCTGGAGGCCGACCCCACGCTCGTCCCGGCCGACGAGCGCGCCACCCGCCTGGCCAGTTACTGGTACCACGCGCACGACGCCGCCAAGGCCCTCCCCGCCGTCCTCGACGCCTCCGTCGAGGCCCGCCGCCGGCACGCCCACTCCGAGCAACTCAGGCTCCTGGAGCGCGCGATGGAGCTGTGGGAGGCCACCCCCGAAGCCGTACGGGACGAGCTGCGCCCCATCGACTACGTGGAGGTCTTCCCACCCTGTGGCTGCGACCCGGCCACCACCCCTCTGCGCTACCTCGACCTGATGGCCGAGGCCGCCGTCGCGGGCCGGCTGTGCGGGGAGCGCGAGCGCGCCCTGAAGATCACCAAGCGGGCGTTGCGCGTCCTGGAGGACGAGGACGACCCCCTCCGTGCCGCCTGGTTCTGGATCCAGCGCTCCCGCCTGGTGCAGGCACAGGCCCGCGGGGACGGCTGGACGGAGCTCGCCACCGCCCGGGACCTGGTGCGCGGCCTGCCGCCGTCGGAGGTGCACGCCGAGGTGCTCTCCATGGTCGCCGCCTGGTGCATGCTGCACGAACCGGGTCCCGGTGCCCTCTCGGCCGCCGAGCGCGCCGTGGAGTACGCGCGCATGGTGGGCGCCCGGGACATCGAGCTGAACGCCCGGCTCACGCTCGGCGGCCTCATGGTCGACGCGGGCGACGTGGAGACGGGCATCGCGGAGATGTACGAGGTCAAGGAGCGGGTGCTCCGGCACGCCCCCTCCATGGTCACGGGACGCGTCCACATCAACCTGCCCTCACACCTGGAGTCCGTCGGCCGCTCCCGGGAAGCGGTCACTGTCCTGCGCGAGGGCGTCGAACTCGCCCGCAAATCCGGGCTGTTGGACACCGAGGCCTGGGTGTGGGGCAACCTCTCGGAGTCGCTCTACGCGCTCGGCCAGTGGGACGAGGCCGTAGAGGCCGCGCGCAACGCGCTGGGTGTCGGGCTCAGCGGCAAACCGTCCGGCAGCGGTGCCATGCGCCTCGCGGACCTCGCGCTCGCCCGCGGCGACCTCGCCGAAGCGGCACGTCAACTCGCCTCCGCTCGCGCCCACTTCGGGACCCACGACCCCATGCCGCAGCACTCGCTGCCCCTGGTCCGCACCGCGATCGGCATCGCCGCCGGAGAGGGACGCCTCCTCGACGCCCGCGCCGCCGTGGAGGACGTCCTGGACGCGGGCTTCCCGCCCGGCACCCAGCGCTACGGCTGGCCGCTGCTGCTCGCCGCCGCCACCGCGGAGGCCGACGCCCGCGGACTGCCCGTCGCCGAGGCGGGCCGCGCCGGGACCCTGGAGCGGCTGCGCGAGGCCGCCAAGTCCCTGGCCACCGGAGCACCCGTCTGGCTCGCCCACGAACAGTGGGTACGCGCCGAGCTCCGCCGCGCCGAGGGCACGGCCGACCCGCACGAGTGGTCCGAAGCGGTCACCGCCTTCGAACCGCTGGAGCGCCCCTACGACCTCGCCCGTGTCCGGCACCGTCTCGCCGAGTCCCTGCTGATCGCGGGCGCCGACGAGGACGACCGGGCCCGTGCCACGGAGCTTCTGCGGCTGGCCGGGGCGGCGGCCGGCCACCTCGGCGCCCGCCCGCTCGCCGACACCGTCGCGCTCCTCGCCCAGCGGGCCCGCCTCGCCCTGGGCCGCGCCCCCGAGCCGTCGGCCCCGGCTCCCGCCGACCCGGCCGAGGCCCTCGGCCTCACCAGCCGTGAGCGCGACGTCCTGCGCCTGGTCGCCGCCGGCTACAGCAACCGCCAGATCGCCGAGGAACTCTTCATCTCCCCGAAGACCGCCAGCGTCCACGTCTCGAACATCCTGGCCAAGCTGGACGTCTCGGGCCGGGGGGAGGCGGCGGCGCTGGCGCACCGGCTGCGTCTGTTCCCCCAGGAGGCCCCCACTGCCCGGACGGCGGGCTGA
- a CDS encoding DUF6191 domain-containing protein, with product MFNMFEELFAPGRKHTDDERKRLELSRVDLNDGDPGRGPIDLTSGKVVVRLPKQERDQEQEGGQGDTGEEPVSQPDES from the coding sequence GTGTTCAACATGTTCGAGGAGCTCTTCGCACCAGGCCGTAAGCACACCGACGACGAACGCAAGCGACTCGAACTGAGCCGCGTGGACCTGAACGACGGTGACCCGGGCCGCGGTCCCATAGACCTGACCTCCGGCAAGGTGGTCGTACGGCTGCCCAAGCAGGAGCGGGACCAGGAGCAGGAGGGCGGGCAGGGCGACACGGGGGAGGAACCCGTGTCGCAGCCGGACGAGTCCTGA
- a CDS encoding PQQ-dependent sugar dehydrogenase — translation MKAVLAAAALVVTAGCSSGGGGGAPIGGPIPSSSGSGTASSSAPRATETAAPAKGSVKVVRTVTEGLKSPWGLAPLPEGGLLVSSRDEGTITRVDEKTGKKTELGQVPGVAPAGEGGLLGIALSPAYASDHMIYAYFTTASDNRIVRMLYDEKKPSGEQLGAPDTIFKGIPKGMIHNGGRIAFGPDRMLYAGAGETGDRGQAQDTKALGGKILRMTPDGDPAPGNPFDNSVIYSYGHRNVQGLAWDDKQRLWASEFGQDTWDELNQIKPGDNYGWPVVEGKNDDPKYHNPVAQWHTDQASPSGIAYAEGSIWMAGLRGQRLWRIPLKGTEAAAAPQAFLKGEYGRLRTVVPAGGDKLWLVTNETDGRGSPGKGDDRILELEVK, via the coding sequence ATGAAGGCCGTGTTGGCCGCGGCAGCGCTGGTGGTGACGGCCGGCTGTTCCTCCGGTGGCGGAGGAGGGGCGCCGATCGGCGGCCCGATCCCGTCGTCGAGCGGTTCGGGGACAGCGTCGTCGTCCGCCCCGCGGGCCACCGAGACGGCCGCGCCCGCCAAGGGTTCGGTGAAGGTGGTGCGCACCGTCACCGAGGGCCTCAAGTCGCCCTGGGGCCTGGCGCCGCTGCCGGAGGGTGGCCTGCTGGTGTCCTCGCGGGACGAGGGGACGATCACACGGGTCGACGAGAAGACCGGCAAGAAGACCGAACTGGGCCAGGTGCCCGGCGTGGCACCCGCCGGCGAGGGCGGCCTCCTCGGCATCGCGCTCTCCCCCGCGTACGCCTCCGACCACATGATCTACGCGTACTTCACGACGGCCTCGGACAACCGCATCGTCCGCATGCTGTACGACGAGAAGAAGCCGTCCGGGGAGCAGCTCGGGGCGCCGGACACGATCTTCAAGGGCATTCCCAAGGGGATGATCCACAACGGTGGGCGGATCGCCTTCGGTCCCGACCGGATGCTGTACGCGGGGGCGGGCGAGACGGGTGACCGGGGGCAGGCCCAGGACACGAAGGCGCTCGGCGGCAAGATCCTGCGGATGACGCCGGACGGCGACCCGGCGCCCGGCAACCCCTTCGACAACTCGGTGATCTACTCGTACGGGCATCGCAATGTGCAGGGCCTCGCCTGGGACGACAAGCAGCGGCTGTGGGCGTCCGAGTTCGGCCAGGACACCTGGGACGAGCTGAACCAGATCAAGCCGGGCGACAACTACGGCTGGCCGGTGGTCGAGGGCAAGAACGACGACCCGAAGTACCACAACCCGGTCGCCCAGTGGCACACGGACCAGGCCTCCCCGAGCGGTATCGCCTACGCCGAGGGCTCCATCTGGATGGCGGGGCTGCGCGGCCAACGGCTGTGGCGCATCCCGTTGAAGGGCACGGAGGCCGCCGCCGCCCCGCAGGCCTTCCTGAAGGGCGAGTACGGCCGGCTGCGCACGGTGGTCCCGGCGGGCGGCGACAAGCTCTGGCTCGTGACGAACGAGACGGACGGCCGCGGCAGCCCCGGCAAGGGCGACGACAGGATTCTGGAGCTGGAGGTGAAGTAG
- a CDS encoding aldo/keto reductase, whose translation MERRTIGAATLDVGAIGLGCMPMSWAYTGSRQRGEESLRAVHAALDQGSTLLDTADMYGPFTNELLLGRVLKERRSEAFVSTKVGLLVGEQHIVANGRPGYVRRACDASLRRLQTDVIDLYQLHRADPEVPVEETWGAMADLVSAGKVRSLGLCAVGARSARRAGARLHDGTIRQLERVQQVFPVSAVEAELSVWSTEALDTLLPWCAARGVGFLAAMPLGNGFLTGTLTPGEGFEPDDLRARHPRFTAEMMAANQPIVVGLRRIARRHGLLGNTVTPAQVALAWVLAQGRHVVPVPGTKRERWVTENAGAAGLRLTAEDLAEVAALPGARGSWD comes from the coding sequence GTGGAGCGCAGGACGATCGGCGCGGCAACGCTCGATGTGGGGGCGATCGGGCTCGGGTGCATGCCGATGAGCTGGGCGTACACCGGTTCGCGACAGCGCGGTGAGGAGTCGCTGCGCGCGGTGCACGCGGCGCTCGACCAGGGGTCGACGCTCCTCGACACGGCCGACATGTACGGGCCCTTCACCAACGAGCTGCTGCTGGGGCGGGTGCTGAAGGAGCGGCGCTCCGAGGCCTTCGTGTCGACGAAGGTGGGGCTGCTGGTGGGCGAGCAGCACATCGTGGCCAATGGGCGCCCCGGCTATGTGAGGCGGGCGTGCGACGCTTCGCTGCGCCGCCTCCAGACCGATGTGATCGACCTGTACCAACTGCACCGCGCGGACCCGGAGGTTCCGGTCGAGGAGACGTGGGGCGCGATGGCCGACCTGGTGTCGGCCGGAAAGGTGCGCTCGCTCGGGCTGTGCGCGGTGGGCGCCCGATCCGCCCGTCGTGCGGGGGCGCGGCTGCACGACGGAACGATCCGGCAACTGGAGCGGGTGCAGCAGGTCTTCCCGGTGAGCGCGGTGGAGGCGGAGCTGTCGGTGTGGTCGACGGAGGCGCTGGACACGCTGCTGCCGTGGTGCGCGGCGCGCGGGGTGGGCTTCCTGGCGGCGATGCCCCTCGGTAACGGCTTCCTGACCGGCACGCTCACCCCCGGCGAGGGGTTCGAACCCGATGACCTGCGCGCCCGCCACCCCCGCTTCACGGCCGAGATGATGGCCGCGAACCAGCCCATCGTCGTCGGGCTGCGGCGCATCGCCCGGCGCCACGGCCTGCTCGGGAACACGGTCACCCCGGCCCAGGTGGCGCTGGCCTGGGTGCTGGCCCAGGGACGGCACGTGGTCCCGGTGCCGGGGACCAAGCGGGAGCGGTGGGTCACGGAGAACGCCGGGGCGGCGGGGCTGCGGCTGACGGCGGAGGACCTGGCGGAGGTGGCGGCGCTGCCGGGGGCGCGGGGGTCCTGGGACTGA
- a CDS encoding 2-hydroxyacid dehydrogenase yields MTSDVWLPFHADEIEGLPEGLSYRFWDGDQEFPADPADCEFYVVPYMKAPGVGQRPLAEMTSLRVVQTLSAGVDHVLQSVRSLPPGVQLCNARGVHEASTAELALTLILASLRGVPGFVRAQDKGEWHSGFHPALADKSVLIVGYGSIGSAIEDRLTPFEVARVARVARSERTTARGPVHPLTELPALLPEADIVVLSTPLTDSTRGLVNAEFLARMKDGALLVNVARGPVVDTKALLAELDSGRLTAALDVTDPEPLPQGHPLWQAPGVLISPHVGGPTSAFLPRAKRLLTAQLNRFVNREPLGNVLLTTGA; encoded by the coding sequence ATGACTTCCGATGTGTGGCTTCCCTTTCACGCCGACGAGATCGAGGGCCTCCCCGAGGGCCTGAGCTACCGCTTCTGGGACGGCGACCAGGAGTTTCCCGCGGATCCCGCCGACTGCGAGTTCTACGTCGTCCCCTATATGAAGGCGCCCGGCGTCGGGCAGCGGCCGCTGGCCGAAATGACCTCCCTGCGCGTCGTGCAGACGCTCTCCGCCGGGGTCGACCACGTCCTGCAGAGCGTGCGGTCCCTGCCCCCGGGCGTGCAGTTGTGCAACGCACGCGGAGTGCACGAGGCGAGCACCGCCGAGCTGGCGCTCACGCTGATCCTCGCCTCGCTGCGGGGCGTCCCCGGCTTCGTACGGGCGCAGGACAAGGGGGAGTGGCACTCCGGATTCCATCCGGCGCTGGCCGACAAGTCCGTACTGATCGTGGGTTACGGCTCGATCGGATCCGCGATCGAGGACCGGCTCACGCCCTTCGAGGTAGCGCGGGTGGCGCGCGTCGCGCGCTCCGAGCGCACCACGGCGCGCGGTCCGGTGCACCCACTCACGGAACTGCCCGCACTGCTCCCCGAGGCCGACATCGTGGTGCTCTCCACGCCCCTCACCGACAGCACACGGGGCCTGGTGAACGCCGAGTTCCTGGCCCGGATGAAGGACGGCGCACTGCTGGTGAACGTCGCCCGCGGGCCCGTCGTCGACACCAAGGCGCTCCTCGCCGAGCTGGACAGCGGGCGCCTCACCGCGGCCCTCGACGTCACCGATCCGGAACCGCTGCCCCAGGGGCATCCCTTGTGGCAGGCGCCCGGCGTGCTCATCAGCCCCCATGTCGGCGGCCCCACCTCCGCGTTCCTGCCGCGCGCCAAGCGGCTTCTGACCGCGCAGTTGAATCGTTTCGTGAACCGGGAACCCCTGGGCAACGTGCTCCTTACGACGGGCGCGTAG
- a CDS encoding putative bifunctional diguanylate cyclase/phosphodiesterase, whose product MDQRSDAAGPPTTLARGRAQTRPRRPWWSRWPSPPRAQRPQKACAPSAHGPAGPRPDRVGPVSSPGALLSRRPSYGGGTGLIPQLVLALVCAGYAFGSALGWGSASLALFMGDFGLSAAAGTAAVSCFLYARSRRSRFRPAWLLFALSSTMASLGNGVWGWYEVVLDRQVPSPSYADLFFLCFAPPAIVGLLVLAKRPVTKAGWVCLALDSWLIGGSLLTLSWSLALAQAAKFDGPSVAHTALSLAYPLLDIALVSMVLALHFRRSSVNRSAVNTAIGALALTVMCDALFTSPLLHNNYHSGQLLDAGWFAGSLLLAYAPWVGPRLGQSTADGHSTEEPRRDGHARVAHEHIPGPRQGGPGITQGSQGPQGPQGPQGPQGPQDGGHNRYPITRPIAGSLAALTPYLAAAVCTLGILYNVLNGRSVDRVVLITAGLVVLALVVRQGIMLLDNITLTQELAQQENHFRSLVQGSSDVIMIAAPNGILRYVSPAAAGVYGRNAEDLVGSELASLIHPEDLGCVMHEVRRFLAASHLEEPTTRIECRFKSGDDGWLNVESTVNRHHGGLIFNSRDVTERVRLQAQLQHNAEHDPLTDLPNRALFTRRVQQALSGRRSTDRGAALRGTAVLFIDLDGFKAVNDTIGHQAGDELLVQAARRLQDSVRQGDTAARLGGDEFAALIVGDGSRDRNAREQQILELADRLRIKLSQPYAIGGNDVRVAASIGVGFAEPGLGAGELLRNADLAMYRAKAAGKGRVELYAPQMQQDVVRKAELATRLRSALQDGEFALLHQPVVCLGNGRIVTVTAQARWRSSQGVLFTPAEFLRVAEDSDKTAELGRWMLEEAVEQAAERAAAGVTVPVAVRMSARRLLDRSMPLGSVEALLTRHGLASGSLIVELADTDPRVSLDELERRLNTLRRLGIRIALDGFGSGYAAITTLRRLPVDVLKLDRGLVEGVVESARLHKITSGLLRIATDLGLQSVADGVDLPEQVVALRAMGCTHGQGMAFSGPLDEYRLRRALSCGHYPVPHGPAEPAFAGGGAGVYTSGVPAVFGGGTALRSHNETPVPPT is encoded by the coding sequence ATGGACCAACGATCCGACGCGGCGGGGCCGCCGACGACCCTGGCGCGCGGCCGCGCGCAGACGCGGCCACGGCGTCCATGGTGGTCACGGTGGCCATCACCACCGCGGGCACAGCGGCCGCAGAAGGCATGCGCACCCAGCGCACACGGGCCAGCGGGACCCCGCCCGGACCGGGTGGGCCCGGTGAGTTCCCCCGGGGCGCTGCTGTCCCGTCGGCCGTCGTACGGCGGTGGAACGGGCCTGATTCCGCAACTCGTGCTGGCCCTGGTGTGCGCGGGCTACGCCTTCGGGTCCGCGCTCGGCTGGGGCTCCGCGAGCCTCGCGCTGTTCATGGGCGACTTCGGGCTGAGCGCCGCCGCGGGCACCGCCGCGGTCTCCTGCTTCCTCTACGCCCGCAGCCGCCGCAGCCGCTTTCGACCCGCATGGCTGCTGTTCGCGCTCTCCTCCACCATGGCCTCGCTGGGCAACGGAGTGTGGGGGTGGTACGAGGTCGTCCTCGACCGCCAGGTCCCGAGTCCCAGCTACGCCGATCTCTTCTTCCTCTGTTTCGCTCCGCCCGCCATCGTAGGACTGCTCGTGCTAGCCAAGAGGCCCGTGACCAAGGCAGGTTGGGTCTGCCTGGCGCTCGACTCCTGGCTGATCGGCGGTTCCCTGCTCACGCTGTCCTGGAGCCTCGCGCTCGCCCAGGCGGCGAAGTTCGACGGGCCGAGCGTCGCGCACACCGCGCTCTCGCTGGCGTACCCGCTGCTGGACATCGCCCTGGTCAGCATGGTGCTCGCGCTGCACTTCAGGCGCTCGTCGGTGAACCGCTCGGCGGTGAACACCGCGATCGGCGCGCTCGCCCTGACCGTGATGTGCGACGCCCTGTTCACCTCGCCCCTCCTGCACAACAACTACCACTCCGGGCAGCTCCTCGACGCGGGCTGGTTCGCCGGGTCACTGCTCCTCGCGTACGCCCCGTGGGTCGGTCCCCGGCTCGGGCAGTCGACCGCCGACGGTCACAGCACGGAGGAGCCCCGTAGGGACGGGCACGCGCGCGTGGCGCACGAGCACATCCCGGGGCCCCGCCAGGGCGGACCGGGGATCACCCAGGGATCTCAAGGGCCTCAAGGGCCTCAGGGGCCTCAGGGGCCTCAGGGGCCTCAGGACGGTGGCCACAACCGGTACCCGATCACCCGTCCGATCGCCGGATCGCTGGCCGCACTCACGCCCTACCTGGCCGCCGCCGTGTGCACGCTGGGCATTCTCTACAACGTCCTGAACGGCCGCAGCGTCGACCGCGTCGTGCTCATCACGGCCGGCCTCGTCGTACTCGCCCTCGTGGTGCGCCAGGGCATCATGCTGCTCGACAACATCACCCTCACCCAGGAGCTGGCCCAGCAGGAGAACCACTTCCGCTCCCTGGTGCAGGGCTCCAGCGACGTCATCATGATCGCCGCACCGAACGGCATCCTGCGGTACGTCAGCCCGGCCGCCGCCGGGGTCTACGGCCGCAACGCCGAGGACCTCGTCGGCTCCGAGCTCGCCTCCCTCATCCACCCCGAGGACCTCGGCTGCGTGATGCACGAGGTGCGCCGCTTCCTGGCCGCCAGCCACCTGGAGGAGCCCACCACCCGCATCGAGTGCCGCTTCAAGTCCGGCGACGACGGTTGGCTCAATGTGGAGTCCACCGTCAACCGACACCACGGCGGCCTCATCTTCAACAGCCGTGACGTGACCGAGCGGGTCCGGCTCCAGGCGCAGCTCCAGCACAACGCCGAACACGATCCGCTCACCGACCTGCCCAACCGCGCGCTGTTCACCCGGCGCGTCCAGCAGGCCCTGTCCGGCCGTCGCTCCACCGACCGCGGCGCCGCGCTGCGCGGCACGGCCGTCCTCTTCATCGACCTCGACGGCTTCAAGGCCGTCAACGACACGATCGGGCACCAGGCCGGCGATGAGCTCCTCGTCCAGGCCGCCCGCAGACTCCAGGACTCGGTGCGGCAGGGCGACACCGCCGCCCGCCTCGGCGGCGACGAGTTCGCGGCGCTCATCGTGGGCGACGGCAGCCGCGACCGGAACGCGCGCGAACAGCAGATCCTGGAGCTCGCCGACCGGCTGCGGATCAAGCTCTCCCAGCCGTACGCCATCGGCGGCAACGATGTCCGCGTCGCCGCGTCCATCGGCGTCGGCTTCGCCGAACCGGGCCTGGGGGCGGGCGAGTTGCTGCGCAACGCCGACCTCGCGATGTACCGGGCCAAGGCGGCCGGAAAGGGCCGCGTCGAGCTGTACGCGCCCCAGATGCAGCAGGACGTCGTACGGAAGGCGGAGCTGGCCACCCGGCTGCGCTCCGCACTCCAGGACGGCGAGTTCGCACTGCTCCACCAGCCCGTCGTCTGCCTCGGCAATGGCCGGATCGTGACGGTCACCGCCCAGGCCCGCTGGCGTTCCTCCCAAGGGGTGCTCTTCACGCCGGCGGAGTTCCTGCGCGTCGCCGAGGACAGCGACAAGACCGCCGAGCTGGGCCGATGGATGCTCGAGGAAGCCGTCGAGCAGGCCGCCGAGCGGGCCGCCGCGGGTGTCACGGTGCCCGTCGCCGTGCGGATGAGCGCCCGGCGCCTGCTGGACCGCTCGATGCCTCTCGGCTCCGTGGAGGCCCTGCTGACCCGGCACGGGCTCGCCTCCGGCTCCCTGATCGTCGAGCTGGCCGACACCGACCCCCGGGTCTCCCTGGACGAGCTGGAGCGGCGGCTGAACACGCTGCGGCGGCTCGGCATCCGGATCGCCCTGGACGGATTCGGCAGTGGTTACGCGGCCATCACGACGCTCAGAAGGCTGCCCGTCGACGTACTGAAGCTCGACCGGGGCCTCGTCGAGGGTGTCGTCGAGTCCGCCCGGCTGCACAAGATCACCAGCGGGCTGCTGCGGATCGCCACCGACCTCGGGCTGCAGTCCGTGGCCGACGGTGTGGACCTGCCCGAGCAGGTCGTCGCCCTGCGCGCGATGGGCTGCACGCACGGACAGGGCATGGCCTTCTCCGGCCCGCTCGACGAGTACCGGCTGCGCAGAGCGCTGTCCTGCGGCCACTATCCGGTGCCGCACGGCCCGGCCGAGCCCGCGTTCGCGGGCGGCGGCGCGGGGGTGTATACGAGTGGTGTGCCCGCAGTCTTCGGAGGCGGTACGGCCCTCCGCTCACATAATGAGACTCCCGTCCCACCCACTTGA